One genomic window of Haloferax mediterranei ATCC 33500 includes the following:
- a CDS encoding IS200/IS605 family transposon protein TnpB, which produces MKRVNTFEVVPQTENDKECLLRLLDASASLWNELTYERRQNYFGDGDVWDTSEYRGRYNGVVGSATVQQVTRKNSEAWRSFFALKENGEDANPPSYWGNEEDGRELRTYIRCNQYTIEWGKRSRLEIPVGQELKDEYGLGYHERLRLEVRGNPKWDGKQGRLELEYDEVSDTFRAFQPVTVPDSRLDSPLASEEAALDVGANNLVACSTTTGNQYLYDGRELFGRFRETTDEIARLQSKLREGRYSSKRIRRLYRQRTKRRDHAQNALVRNLVERLYDEGVTTVYVGDLTGVLETHWSVRVNEKTHNFWAFKQFIHRLACVCEEYDISLEVESEAWTSQTCPECGDCEETVRHGDTLTCPCGFEGHADLTASETFLRENSDTEVRPMARPVRFEWDDHDWSGKPHPHESPKEVRTNPQVASVESA; this is translated from the coding sequence ATGAAGCGCGTCAACACCTTCGAGGTGGTTCCACAGACCGAGAACGACAAAGAGTGCCTTCTACGGCTACTCGATGCCTCCGCCTCTCTGTGGAACGAACTGACCTACGAACGTCGTCAGAACTACTTCGGTGACGGCGACGTGTGGGACACGTCCGAGTACCGAGGGCGCTACAACGGTGTCGTCGGAAGCGCGACTGTTCAACAGGTCACGCGCAAGAACAGCGAAGCGTGGCGGTCGTTCTTCGCCCTCAAGGAGAACGGCGAGGACGCCAACCCGCCGTCGTACTGGGGCAACGAGGAGGACGGACGCGAACTCCGCACCTACATTCGGTGCAACCAGTACACGATTGAGTGGGGGAAGCGTAGCCGTCTCGAAATCCCTGTCGGGCAAGAACTGAAAGATGAATACGGACTCGGCTACCACGAACGACTCCGCCTCGAAGTCCGAGGCAACCCGAAGTGGGACGGCAAACAGGGTCGTCTGGAACTTGAGTACGACGAGGTGAGCGACACGTTCAGGGCTTTCCAACCAGTCACCGTACCTGATTCTCGACTGGATTCACCACTGGCTTCGGAAGAAGCCGCCCTCGACGTTGGCGCGAACAATCTCGTCGCCTGTTCCACGACTACTGGGAACCAGTACCTCTACGATGGACGGGAGTTGTTCGGACGGTTCCGCGAGACGACCGATGAGATCGCCCGCCTACAGTCGAAACTCCGAGAGGGACGCTACAGTTCCAAGCGGATTCGACGGCTGTACCGGCAGCGGACGAAGCGCCGTGACCACGCACAGAATGCGCTGGTGCGCAACCTCGTTGAACGGCTGTACGACGAGGGCGTGACGACGGTGTACGTGGGTGATTTGACCGGCGTGCTGGAAACGCACTGGTCGGTCAGGGTGAACGAGAAGACGCACAACTTCTGGGCGTTCAAGCAGTTCATCCACCGTCTCGCGTGCGTCTGTGAGGAGTACGACATCAGTCTCGAAGTTGAGTCGGAAGCGTGGACGAGTCAGACGTGTCCCGAGTGTGGCGACTGCGAGGAGACGGTTCGCCACGGAGATACGCTGACGTGTCCATGCGGATTCGAGGGACACGCTGACCTCACGGCGTCAGAGACGTTCCTTCGAGAAAACAGCGATACGGAAGTCAGGCCGATGGCACGGCCCGTGCGATTCGAGTGGGACGACCACGACTGGTCGGGGAAACCACACCCTCACGAAAGTCCCAAAGAAGTGCGCACAAACCCGCAAGTTGCCTCCGTGGAATCGGCATAG
- a CDS encoding arsenate-mycothiol transferase ArsC yields MSEQTRIAFVCVQNAGRSQMATAFARRERDERDVGDRIDIVTGGTDPADHVHDEVVEVMSEDGFSLENETPRAISQDDIMDVDIVVTMGCSAEGICPMTWRGDARDWALDDPDGQELDAVREIRDDIERRVSALFDEVVGDD; encoded by the coding sequence ATGAGTGAACAGACCCGCATCGCGTTCGTCTGTGTCCAGAACGCTGGTCGAAGCCAGATGGCGACGGCGTTCGCTCGACGCGAGCGAGACGAGCGCGACGTCGGCGACCGAATCGACATCGTCACCGGTGGGACCGACCCCGCAGACCACGTCCACGACGAGGTGGTCGAGGTGATGAGTGAGGACGGATTCTCCCTCGAAAACGAGACACCGAGAGCTATCAGCCAAGACGACATCATGGACGTGGATATCGTCGTCACGATGGGCTGTTCCGCCGAGGGAATCTGTCCGATGACGTGGCGCGGCGATGCCCGCGATTGGGCGCTCGACGACCCCGACGGGCAGGAACTCGATGCGGTTCGAGAGATTCGAGACGACATCGAACGCCGTGTGTCCGCGCTGTTCGACGAAGTCGTGGGCGACGACTGA
- a CDS encoding 23S rRNA (uridine(2552)-2'-O)-methyltransferase: protein MARKDHYYNKAKQEGYRARSAYKLKQLDEDAGLFGPGNTVVDLGAAPGGWLQVASEKVGDHGKVVGVDLQRIRDLDRHNIETIRGDMTEDETKEQLTDIIGEAGADAVVSDMAPNMTGEYSLDHARSIYLARQAFEVAQELLATGGDFAVKVFDGQDLADFRADMEPEFQYVRSIRPKASRDSSSEQYLVGKHFLTAPVRTGDELEVEIIDVGSEGDGIAKVEDFTVFVSDTETGDTPTVRITDVKPRFAFAERVDD, encoded by the coding sequence ATGGCGCGCAAGGACCACTACTACAACAAGGCCAAACAGGAGGGCTACCGCGCCCGCTCGGCCTACAAGTTGAAACAACTCGACGAGGACGCCGGACTGTTCGGTCCGGGCAACACCGTCGTCGACCTCGGTGCCGCCCCCGGTGGGTGGCTTCAGGTCGCTTCGGAGAAGGTCGGCGACCACGGCAAGGTCGTCGGCGTCGACCTCCAGCGAATCCGCGACCTCGACCGCCACAACATCGAGACGATTCGCGGCGACATGACCGAAGACGAGACGAAAGAACAATTGACGGACATCATCGGCGAAGCCGGTGCCGACGCCGTCGTCTCCGACATGGCTCCGAACATGACCGGCGAGTACTCGCTGGACCACGCCCGCTCTATCTACCTCGCGCGGCAGGCGTTCGAAGTCGCACAGGAACTCCTCGCAACTGGCGGCGACTTCGCCGTCAAGGTGTTCGACGGACAGGACCTCGCGGACTTCCGCGCCGACATGGAACCGGAGTTCCAGTACGTCCGGTCGATTCGTCCGAAGGCCTCGCGTGACAGTTCGTCAGAACAGTATCTCGTGGGCAAGCACTTCCTCACCGCCCCGGTCCGCACGGGCGACGAACTGGAAGTCGAAATCATCGACGTGGGGAGCGAAGGCGACGGTATCGCGAAAGTCGAAGATTTCACCGTTTTCGTCTCCGACACGGAGACGGGAGACACGCCGACGGTCCGCATCACCGACGTGAAACCGCGGTTTGCGTTCGCCGAGCGAGTCGACGACTGA
- the tnpA gene encoding IS200/IS605 family transposase, which produces MVKSTRHAKYELYYHIVFVPKSDGIGDSADLAEQGSAQYRRSHLTGKTKERLETIFAEICEDKGLELAESEVMPDHVHLFIGSPPKNAPSLIVNWVKGISARKYNQRYDDRVKWTRSYYVGTAGSASKDAVEQYIAEQEGGNE; this is translated from the coding sequence ATGGTGAAGAGCACCCGTCACGCGAAATATGAACTCTACTACCACATAGTGTTCGTGCCGAAATCGGACGGAATCGGAGATTCCGCTGACCTCGCGGAACAGGGTTCCGCTCAGTATCGGCGTTCGCACCTGACGGGGAAGACGAAGGAACGTCTCGAAACCATCTTCGCGGAAATCTGTGAGGACAAGGGTCTCGAACTGGCTGAGTCCGAGGTCATGCCCGACCACGTACACCTGTTCATCGGGAGTCCACCGAAGAACGCCCCGTCACTCATCGTCAACTGGGTTAAGGGTATCTCCGCCCGCAAGTACAACCAGCGGTACGACGACCGCGTGAAGTGGACTCGTTCGTACTACGTCGGTACGGCGGGGAGCGCCTCGAAGGACGCTGTCGAACAGTACATCGCTGAACAGGAGGGTGGCAACGAATGA
- a CDS encoding DNA primase large subunit PriL — protein sequence MRPLHARYPFFAAARQAVESAEVAIATLVTEDAPAVERGVERVERALMEGTVEAEDPYAWDTQSELLSYPISRIIVSLVETPAAVDKYARAEADTAYERMLADFGAGDNDINSDARASLDDFLREFDLTDSVRAESTGNSHRAPEYYWVDVGPYLTYCDTDWGANWRLVNRSLADGAVRVARTELYELLREAVRRRVAEGLPFTVRGSDAGDQLADALKPHVERLRNLLSDRGAINVVYTDSVDPDHFPPCVEALLTRAQDGEALPNEAAFSLAAFLVGVGLSPEEVGGVVGEANAESLKNRATILADSSGSQYAPPTCETMQAYDLCVNRDDRCDTISHPMKYFKTATTDAESAATDEATGGAD from the coding sequence ATGCGCCCGCTCCACGCTCGATACCCGTTCTTCGCCGCGGCCAGACAGGCGGTCGAATCGGCCGAGGTTGCGATTGCAACGCTCGTCACCGAGGACGCCCCGGCCGTCGAGCGTGGGGTAGAGCGCGTCGAACGCGCCCTCATGGAGGGCACTGTCGAAGCCGAGGACCCCTACGCGTGGGACACTCAGTCGGAACTCCTCTCGTACCCCATCTCTCGCATCATCGTCTCGCTCGTCGAGACGCCCGCGGCGGTGGACAAATACGCCCGCGCCGAGGCAGACACCGCCTACGAGCGCATGCTCGCCGACTTCGGAGCCGGTGACAACGATATCAACAGCGACGCGCGCGCCAGCCTCGACGACTTCCTTCGGGAGTTCGACCTGACCGACTCCGTTCGGGCCGAATCGACCGGAAACAGCCATCGTGCGCCCGAATACTACTGGGTCGATGTCGGTCCGTACCTCACCTACTGCGACACCGACTGGGGAGCCAACTGGCGACTCGTCAATCGCTCGCTCGCCGACGGGGCAGTTCGCGTCGCTCGCACAGAACTCTACGAACTGCTCAGAGAAGCAGTACGCCGCCGCGTCGCCGAGGGACTCCCCTTCACCGTCCGCGGCAGCGACGCGGGCGACCAACTCGCCGACGCGCTCAAGCCGCACGTCGAGCGCCTTCGAAACCTGCTTTCCGACCGCGGCGCTATCAACGTCGTCTACACGGACTCGGTCGACCCCGACCACTTCCCGCCGTGTGTCGAGGCGCTCTTGACGCGGGCGCAAGACGGCGAAGCCCTCCCGAACGAAGCCGCGTTTTCACTCGCGGCGTTCCTCGTCGGCGTCGGACTCAGCCCCGAAGAAGTCGGTGGCGTCGTCGGCGAGGCGAACGCCGAATCCCTGAAGAACCGCGCAACGATTCTCGCTGACTCCAGTGGGTCGCAGTACGCACCACCGACCTGCGAGACGATGCAGGCGTACGACCTCTGTGTGAACCGCGACGACCGCTGTGACACCATCTCGCACCCGATGAAATACTTCAAAACCGCGACGACCGATGCGGAATCGGCGGCCACAGATGAAGCTACTGGCGGCGCGGACTGA
- a CDS encoding DUF7475 family protein: MSTNTSTAESRSLFTGLPSGIVPYVAILGALASAYVHLSLAPVVMEFDSTQAILFVLAGVGFIGGIIVYLIDILPALKREDSSVGGSGYADSTEATCGFVRTSLGLS; the protein is encoded by the coding sequence ATGTCAACCAACACTTCGACCGCAGAGTCACGGTCACTGTTCACCGGGCTTCCCTCGGGAATCGTCCCCTACGTCGCGATTCTCGGGGCGCTCGCCTCCGCGTACGTCCACCTCTCGCTGGCACCGGTGGTCATGGAGTTCGATTCGACACAGGCAATCCTGTTCGTCCTCGCCGGTGTCGGCTTCATCGGCGGTATCATCGTCTACTTGATTGACATCCTCCCCGCGCTAAAGCGCGAGGATTCCTCCGTTGGGGGTTCGGGCTATGCCGATTCCACGGAGGCAACTTGCGGGTTTGTGCGCACTTCTTTGGGACTTTCGTGA
- a CDS encoding histidine kinase N-terminal 7TM domain-containing protein gives MPSVVPVSPLVVLCLIAALVSGAIGTVAWREGTEPGSKSLSVLLFAATLWAASYAVALTTFDLSLRFWFQLPIEVAQAIIAPAWFAFSLSYTGRGELLTRRLVAGLLLFPAITVVALVTNPIHGLLWTNYHLDPVFGAATVRFDPSLWYHLHAVYGYVIIGSGLVLVVEMLAERLSRYRSQAVALAIGSTAPTVAHVAHTFGLGPLRMVNFTPVALSVTGATFGYALYRFQLFGLSPATGRLGRRAAIDDVAVGVLVLDRENRIVDANKAATSLLDLDAAVAFDPLSSVLPGVDLDDDRQLVDVTVDRRRRTYEVTVSPVTDQHERRLGRTVTVSDVTGRVRRRQRLEVLNRVLRHNLRNDMTVVIGYADMVSDRLPPDQRDAADTIRARSNELLSLGEKARTVERVMAGIDEGSRFDAVETVQAAVSTVNEEFDASTVTIDAPESLPVTGSEPAAKLLVRELVENALAHGGGDPAVRVSLCDVGSDLVICVEDDGPGVPDYERSVVETGSESPLQHGSGLGLWAVRWTVNSLGGELEFDVDEGTTATVRLPHWCRPEDDAAASET, from the coding sequence GTGCCTTCGGTCGTTCCTGTCTCACCGCTTGTAGTTCTCTGTCTTATCGCAGCACTCGTCTCCGGTGCTATCGGGACTGTCGCCTGGCGCGAAGGGACCGAACCCGGGTCGAAGTCGCTGTCTGTGCTTCTGTTTGCAGCGACGCTCTGGGCGGCCTCCTACGCCGTCGCACTCACGACGTTCGACCTCTCCCTCCGGTTTTGGTTTCAACTCCCTATCGAGGTCGCACAGGCCATCATTGCCCCGGCGTGGTTCGCCTTCTCGCTTTCGTACACCGGACGCGGCGAACTCCTCACACGTCGCCTCGTCGCCGGGTTACTCCTGTTTCCGGCGATTACCGTCGTCGCGCTCGTGACGAATCCAATCCACGGACTCCTCTGGACGAACTACCACCTCGACCCAGTTTTCGGCGCGGCGACGGTTCGGTTCGACCCGAGCCTCTGGTATCACCTCCACGCCGTGTACGGCTACGTCATCATCGGTTCCGGTCTCGTCCTCGTGGTCGAGATGCTGGCCGAACGGCTCTCTCGATACCGTTCGCAGGCGGTTGCGCTCGCCATCGGGTCAACTGCGCCGACCGTCGCCCACGTCGCCCACACGTTCGGACTCGGCCCGCTCCGAATGGTGAACTTCACGCCGGTCGCGCTGTCGGTGACGGGCGCGACGTTCGGCTACGCTCTCTATCGGTTCCAGTTGTTCGGTCTCTCGCCTGCGACCGGACGATTGGGTCGTCGGGCCGCCATCGACGACGTCGCTGTGGGCGTGCTCGTCCTCGACCGCGAGAACCGCATCGTCGACGCCAACAAGGCTGCGACGTCGCTTCTCGACCTCGATGCAGCGGTGGCTTTCGACCCGCTTTCGTCGGTGCTTCCCGGTGTCGACCTCGACGACGACCGCCAACTCGTGGACGTGACCGTCGACCGTCGCCGCCGGACCTACGAAGTCACCGTCTCGCCGGTCACGGACCAACACGAGCGGCGTCTCGGGCGGACAGTCACCGTCTCCGACGTGACGGGTCGTGTTCGCCGCCGTCAGCGACTCGAAGTGTTGAACCGCGTCCTTCGGCACAACCTTCGCAACGATATGACGGTCGTCATCGGCTACGCCGATATGGTCTCCGACCGACTCCCACCGGACCAACGGGATGCCGCTGACACGATTCGAGCCCGGTCGAACGAGTTGCTCTCGCTCGGCGAAAAGGCCCGAACGGTCGAACGCGTCATGGCCGGTATCGACGAGGGAAGCCGATTCGACGCCGTCGAGACGGTTCAAGCCGCTGTCTCCACGGTCAACGAGGAGTTCGATGCCAGCACGGTGACTATCGACGCCCCCGAGTCGCTCCCTGTCACGGGAAGCGAGCCAGCGGCCAAACTGCTCGTCCGCGAACTCGTCGAGAACGCGCTTGCACACGGCGGCGGCGACCCGGCCGTTCGTGTGTCACTCTGCGACGTTGGTTCGGACCTCGTTATCTGCGTCGAAGACGACGGTCCCGGCGTCCCCGACTACGAACGGTCGGTCGTCGAAACCGGCAGCGAGTCGCCACTCCAGCATGGAAGCGGACTCGGTCTGTGGGCGGTCCGCTGGACGGTCAATTCCCTCGGTGGGGAACTCGAATTTGACGTGGACGAGGGGACGACGGCGACAGTTCGACTGCCGCACTGGTGTCGTCCCGAAGACGACGCCGCAGCGTCAGAAACGTAA
- a CDS encoding DUF7474 family protein: MPHFDYPCPDCRATTSLHDADCQFEGTPWVEVEHAYVDIVSVLTGRPCDEETLRREIPGEWGPLRQAALGRLKRDERVSEAKSGVLRLLTAEEFREEVSEPTHEPMRTLHQYGSVPGCHDNAVFAMIAWYEMVGLSWPETRENVVNWLRETGAWDRGGFEEATPAELVEKKRHVYDAGYGWKEKAISAKRVIDRYRS; encoded by the coding sequence GTGCCGCACTTCGACTACCCGTGTCCGGACTGTCGTGCGACGACCAGTCTCCACGACGCGGACTGCCAGTTCGAGGGAACGCCGTGGGTGGAGGTCGAACACGCCTACGTCGATATCGTCTCGGTTCTCACCGGCAGGCCGTGCGACGAAGAGACGCTTCGCCGCGAGATTCCCGGCGAGTGGGGGCCGCTTCGACAGGCAGCACTCGGTCGACTCAAACGCGACGAACGGGTGTCGGAAGCGAAATCGGGCGTTCTCCGTCTCCTCACGGCTGAAGAGTTCAGAGAGGAAGTGTCCGAACCGACGCACGAACCGATGCGGACGCTCCACCAGTACGGCAGCGTCCCCGGCTGTCACGACAACGCCGTCTTCGCCATGATTGCGTGGTACGAGATGGTCGGCCTGTCGTGGCCGGAGACACGCGAAAACGTCGTCAACTGGCTCCGCGAGACCGGCGCGTGGGACCGCGGCGGATTCGAGGAGGCGACGCCCGCCGAACTCGTCGAAAAGAAGCGCCACGTCTACGATGCGGGTTACGGCTGGAAGGAGAAAGCCATCTCGGCAAAGCGCGTCATCGACCGCTACCGTTCCTAA
- a CDS encoding DNA polymerase sliding clamp, which produces MFKAIVSAATLRDALDSVSVLVDECKIRLNEERLSIRAVDPANVGMVDLSLDAAAFESYEADGGVIGVNLSRLEEVAGMAGSGDLIHLTLDEETRKLNIRIDGLSYTLALIDPDSIRQEPDIPDLDLPANIVLEGTHLDRGIKAADMVSDHIRLRVDSTEETFHVEAEGDTDDVDLSLPPADLISIEAGSADSLFSLDYLKDMNKAIPADAEVTVELGEEFPVKLHYQIAEGMGNITYMLAPRIQSD; this is translated from the coding sequence ATGTTCAAGGCCATCGTGAGTGCCGCGACGCTCCGGGACGCGCTCGACTCTGTGAGCGTCCTCGTCGATGAGTGTAAGATTCGACTCAACGAGGAGAGGCTCTCTATCCGTGCCGTTGACCCCGCGAACGTCGGTATGGTGGACCTCTCGCTCGACGCTGCGGCGTTCGAATCCTACGAGGCTGACGGCGGCGTCATCGGTGTCAACCTCTCTCGCCTCGAAGAGGTCGCTGGCATGGCGGGTTCGGGTGACCTCATCCACCTCACGCTCGACGAGGAGACGCGCAAACTCAACATCCGCATCGACGGACTCTCGTACACGCTCGCGCTCATCGACCCCGATTCGATTCGACAGGAGCCGGACATTCCGGACCTCGACCTTCCTGCGAACATCGTCCTCGAGGGCACGCACCTCGACCGCGGTATCAAGGCGGCCGACATGGTTTCGGACCACATCCGTCTTCGCGTCGACAGCACCGAAGAGACGTTCCACGTCGAAGCCGAAGGCGACACCGACGATGTCGACCTCTCGCTTCCCCCGGCGGACCTCATCAGCATCGAAGCTGGTAGCGCCGACTCGCTGTTCTCGCTCGATTACCTCAAGGACATGAACAAGGCGATTCCGGCCGACGCCGAAGTCACCGTCGAACTCGGCGAAGAGTTCCCGGTCAAACTCCACTACCAGATTGCCGAAGGGATGGGCAACATCACGTACATGCTCGCCCCGCGCATCCAGAGCGACTAA